A single Coregonus clupeaformis isolate EN_2021a chromosome 39, ASM2061545v1, whole genome shotgun sequence DNA region contains:
- the LOC121554280 gene encoding kin of IRRE-like protein 1 isoform X2 translates to MHRLLLLSLALSFHRVWTARFSQEPADQSVVLGQRVILSCVVFNYSGIVQWTKDGLALGIGEDLRAWPRYRVLRVQELGQYNLEIISAELSDDSLYECQAPDAALRSRRAKLTVLIPPDDPVIDGAPEVLLNAGDHYNLSCVSRGAKPPAMIEWQKDGIPVDGAVSTTEVLPDRKRVTTHSFLPIHPVDTDTGRNYSCVASNLAIPTGKRTTVTLNVHHPPTVTLSIEPRSVLEGDRVTFTCAASANPPIMGYMWAKGGVILQGARESVLTTKADHSFFTEPVSCSVFNAVGKTNVSILVDVHFGPILVVEPRPVTVDMDSDVALNCKWAGNPPLTLTWTKKGSNMVLSNNNQLFLKSVSQADAGQYVCKAIVPRIGVGETEVTLTVNGPPIISSEPVQYAVRGERGEVKCYIASSPPPDKIVWAWKENVWEKEKGTLLERYTVEQSKPLSEGGAVLSTLTINNVMEADFLSTYNCTAWNAFGPGTMIIILEETEEVPVGIIAGGTVGCTILLFLCLLVLVLVFYRQRKGSRRGVTLGKPDIKVETINKETHSLEEDSGSVSTASRMVKAMYSPFKDDVELKQDLRSDTLDTRQEYDLKDPTNGYYNVRASTHDEGRPASRSMHYSDYRSSNPAGGATSVSSSAGGSGATASGGGPPGPGPLSTPGRPSCYDPRPPSRLSHNSYAQFNTFTRAGQSQQPPPNPPPQTSDFPGDCSLLDSSQLAYDNYGYPSHPYTPYRMGFAPPTLAPLEAGPSYEMYGVGSGVGPVPVVGPGVGVVPGAATSGSETGLGKYGSSTRFSYTSQHSDYGHRGHTQRMQTHV, encoded by the exons ATGCACAGGCTTTTGCTCCTGAGTTTGGCGCTGAGTTTTCACCGTG TGTGGACAGCGCGTTTCTCCCAGGAGCCAGCGGACCAGTCGGTGGTGCTGGGCCAGAGGGTGATTTTGTCCTGTGTTGTGTTTAACTACTCGGGCATTGTGCAGTGGACCAAGGATGGACTGGCCCTGGGCATCGGAGAGGACCTCAGGG CCTGGCCGAGGTACCGTGTGTTGCGGGTGCAGGAGCTGGGCCAGTATAACCTGGAGATCATCTCAGCTGAGCTGTCTGATGACTCCCTGTACGAGTGCCAGGCCCCTGATGCTGCACTACGTTCTAGAAGAGCCAAACTCACCGTCCTCA TCCCCCCAGATGACCCAGTGATAGATGGGGCCCCTGAGGTGCTGCTGAATGCAGGGGACCACTATAACCTGAGCTGTGTGTCCCGCGGGGCCAAGCCCCCTGCCATGATAGAGTGGCAGAAAGACGGGATCCCTGTAGATGGAGCAGTCAGCACTACC GAGGTGCTCCCAGACAGGAAGAGGGTGACGACCCACAGCTTCCTGCCCATCCACCCAGTGGACACAGACACAGGGAGGAACTATAGCTGCGTGGCCAGTAACCTGGCTATCCCCACCGGGAAACGCACCACCGTCACCCTCAACGTACACC ACCCCCCCACGGTGACCCTGTCCATCGAGCCTCGCTCCGTCCTAGAGGGGGACAGAGTCACCTTCACCTGCGCAGCCTCCGCCAACCCTCCTATCATGGGATACAT GTGGGCTAAAGGTGGAGTGATCCTGCAGGGGGCCAGAGAGAGTGTGCTCACCACCAAAGCTGACCATTCCTTCTTCACTGAGCCAGTGTCATGCTCAGTGTTCAACGCCGTGGGCAAAACCAACGTCAGCATCCTGGTCGATGTACACT ttgGTCCTATTCTGGTAGTGGAGCCCAGACCAGTGACAGTGGACATGGACTCTGATGTCGCTCTGAACTGCAAATGGGCCGGCAACCCTCCTCTAACACTTACCTGGACCAAGAAGGGCTCCAATATG GTCCTTAGTAATAACAACCAGCTGTTCCTGAAGTCAGTGAGCCAGGCGGACGCTGGGCAGTACGTGTGTAAGGCCATCGTCCCCAGGATCGGAGTGGGAGAGACAGAGGTCACGCTCACTGTCAACG GTCCCCCCATCATCTCCAGTGAGCCCGTCCAGTATgcggtgaggggggagagaggagaggtcaaATGCTATATTGCCAGCTCTCCACCACCGGACAAGATT gTGTGGGCGTGGAAGGAGAACGTatgggagaaggagaagggaacTCTGTTGGAGAGGTACACGGTGGAGCAGAGTAAACCTCTGTCTGAGGGAGGGGCTGTCCTCTCCACCCTCACCATCAACAACGTCATGGAGGCTGACTTCCTGTCCACCTACAACTGTACCGCCTGGAACGCCTTCGGTCCCGGGACCATGATCATCATCCTGGAGGAGACTG aGGAGGTCCCAGTGGGTATAATAGCAGGAGGGACTGTTGGCTGCACCATCCTGCTGTTCCTGTGTTTACTAGTCCTGGTGCTGGTCTTCTACCGACAGCGCAAAGGCA GTCGTCGCGGGGTCACGCTGGGTAAGCCAGACATCAAGGTAGAGACAATAAACAAGGAGACCCACAGTCTGGAGGAGGACTCCGGCAGCGTTTCCACGGCATCGCGCATGGTCAAGGCCATGTACTCG ccCTTTAAAGACGATGTAGAACTGAAACAGGACCTACGCAGCGACACGCTAGACACGCGCCAGGAGTACGACCTGAAG GATCCCACCAACGGCTACTACAACGTGCGAGCCTCCACCCACGACGAGGGCCGTCCCGCCTCCCGCTCCATGCACTACTCCGACTACCGGTCCTCCAACCCCGCAGGGGGCGCTACCTCCGTCAGCAGCAGTGCTGGAGGATCAGGGGCCACAGCCAGCGGAGGAGGCCCTCCAGGCCCAGGGCCCCTCTCCACCCCTGGCCGCCCCAGCTGCTACGACCCCCGGCCCCCCTCCAGACTGTCCCACAACAGCTATGCCCAGTTTAACACCTTCACCCGGGCTGGGCAGAGCCAGCAGCCCCCTCCCAATCCCCCGCCTCAGACCAGCGACTTCCCTGGGGACTGCAGCCTGTTGGACTCCTCTCAACTGGCCTACGACAACTACGGCTATCCCTCTCACCCCTATACCCCCTACCGCATGGGCTTCGCCCCGCCCACTCTGGCTCCCTTGGAAGCCGGGCCATCCTATGAGATGTACGGGGTGGGGTCGGGGGTGGGGCCTGTGCCGGTGGTGGGGCCTGGTGTGGGGGTGGTGCCTGGGGCAGCAACGTCAGGGTCAGAGACTGGACTGGGGAAGTATGGAAGCTCTACCCGCTTCTCCTATACCTCGCAGCATTCTGACTACggccacagaggacacacacagaggaTGCAGACACATGTGTGA
- the LOC121554280 gene encoding kin of IRRE-like protein 1 isoform X1, with protein MHRLLLLSLALSFHRVWTARFSQEPADQSVVLGQRVILSCVVFNYSGIVQWTKDGLALGIGEDLRAWPRYRVLRVQELGQYNLEIISAELSDDSLYECQAPDAALRSRRAKLTVLIPPDDPVIDGAPEVLLNAGDHYNLSCVSRGAKPPAMIEWQKDGIPVDGAVSTTEVLPDRKRVTTHSFLPIHPVDTDTGRNYSCVASNLAIPTGKRTTVTLNVHHPPTVTLSIEPRSVLEGDRVTFTCAASANPPIMGYMWAKGGVILQGARESVLTTKADHSFFTEPVSCSVFNAVGKTNVSILVDVHFGPILVVEPRPVTVDMDSDVALNCKWAGNPPLTLTWTKKGSNMVLSNNNQLFLKSVSQADAGQYVCKAIVPRIGVGETEVTLTVNGPPIISSEPVQYAVRGERGEVKCYIASSPPPDKIVWAWKENVWEKEKGTLLERYTVEQSKPLSEGGAVLSTLTINNVMEADFLSTYNCTAWNAFGPGTMIIILEETEEVPVGIIAGGTVGCTILLFLCLLVLVLVFYRQRKGSRRGVTLGKPDIKVETINKETHSLEEDSGSVSTASRMVKAMYSFLPSSVPFSPSSQPFKDDVELKQDLRSDTLDTRQEYDLKDPTNGYYNVRASTHDEGRPASRSMHYSDYRSSNPAGGATSVSSSAGGSGATASGGGPPGPGPLSTPGRPSCYDPRPPSRLSHNSYAQFNTFTRAGQSQQPPPNPPPQTSDFPGDCSLLDSSQLAYDNYGYPSHPYTPYRMGFAPPTLAPLEAGPSYEMYGVGSGVGPVPVVGPGVGVVPGAATSGSETGLGKYGSSTRFSYTSQHSDYGHRGHTQRMQTHV; from the exons ATGCACAGGCTTTTGCTCCTGAGTTTGGCGCTGAGTTTTCACCGTG TGTGGACAGCGCGTTTCTCCCAGGAGCCAGCGGACCAGTCGGTGGTGCTGGGCCAGAGGGTGATTTTGTCCTGTGTTGTGTTTAACTACTCGGGCATTGTGCAGTGGACCAAGGATGGACTGGCCCTGGGCATCGGAGAGGACCTCAGGG CCTGGCCGAGGTACCGTGTGTTGCGGGTGCAGGAGCTGGGCCAGTATAACCTGGAGATCATCTCAGCTGAGCTGTCTGATGACTCCCTGTACGAGTGCCAGGCCCCTGATGCTGCACTACGTTCTAGAAGAGCCAAACTCACCGTCCTCA TCCCCCCAGATGACCCAGTGATAGATGGGGCCCCTGAGGTGCTGCTGAATGCAGGGGACCACTATAACCTGAGCTGTGTGTCCCGCGGGGCCAAGCCCCCTGCCATGATAGAGTGGCAGAAAGACGGGATCCCTGTAGATGGAGCAGTCAGCACTACC GAGGTGCTCCCAGACAGGAAGAGGGTGACGACCCACAGCTTCCTGCCCATCCACCCAGTGGACACAGACACAGGGAGGAACTATAGCTGCGTGGCCAGTAACCTGGCTATCCCCACCGGGAAACGCACCACCGTCACCCTCAACGTACACC ACCCCCCCACGGTGACCCTGTCCATCGAGCCTCGCTCCGTCCTAGAGGGGGACAGAGTCACCTTCACCTGCGCAGCCTCCGCCAACCCTCCTATCATGGGATACAT GTGGGCTAAAGGTGGAGTGATCCTGCAGGGGGCCAGAGAGAGTGTGCTCACCACCAAAGCTGACCATTCCTTCTTCACTGAGCCAGTGTCATGCTCAGTGTTCAACGCCGTGGGCAAAACCAACGTCAGCATCCTGGTCGATGTACACT ttgGTCCTATTCTGGTAGTGGAGCCCAGACCAGTGACAGTGGACATGGACTCTGATGTCGCTCTGAACTGCAAATGGGCCGGCAACCCTCCTCTAACACTTACCTGGACCAAGAAGGGCTCCAATATG GTCCTTAGTAATAACAACCAGCTGTTCCTGAAGTCAGTGAGCCAGGCGGACGCTGGGCAGTACGTGTGTAAGGCCATCGTCCCCAGGATCGGAGTGGGAGAGACAGAGGTCACGCTCACTGTCAACG GTCCCCCCATCATCTCCAGTGAGCCCGTCCAGTATgcggtgaggggggagagaggagaggtcaaATGCTATATTGCCAGCTCTCCACCACCGGACAAGATT gTGTGGGCGTGGAAGGAGAACGTatgggagaaggagaagggaacTCTGTTGGAGAGGTACACGGTGGAGCAGAGTAAACCTCTGTCTGAGGGAGGGGCTGTCCTCTCCACCCTCACCATCAACAACGTCATGGAGGCTGACTTCCTGTCCACCTACAACTGTACCGCCTGGAACGCCTTCGGTCCCGGGACCATGATCATCATCCTGGAGGAGACTG aGGAGGTCCCAGTGGGTATAATAGCAGGAGGGACTGTTGGCTGCACCATCCTGCTGTTCCTGTGTTTACTAGTCCTGGTGCTGGTCTTCTACCGACAGCGCAAAGGCA GTCGTCGCGGGGTCACGCTGGGTAAGCCAGACATCAAGGTAGAGACAATAAACAAGGAGACCCACAGTCTGGAGGAGGACTCCGGCAGCGTTTCCACGGCATCGCGCATGGTCAAGGCCATGTACTCG TTTCTGCCCTCTTCTgtacccttctctccctcctctcagccCTTTAAAGACGATGTAGAACTGAAACAGGACCTACGCAGCGACACGCTAGACACGCGCCAGGAGTACGACCTGAAG GATCCCACCAACGGCTACTACAACGTGCGAGCCTCCACCCACGACGAGGGCCGTCCCGCCTCCCGCTCCATGCACTACTCCGACTACCGGTCCTCCAACCCCGCAGGGGGCGCTACCTCCGTCAGCAGCAGTGCTGGAGGATCAGGGGCCACAGCCAGCGGAGGAGGCCCTCCAGGCCCAGGGCCCCTCTCCACCCCTGGCCGCCCCAGCTGCTACGACCCCCGGCCCCCCTCCAGACTGTCCCACAACAGCTATGCCCAGTTTAACACCTTCACCCGGGCTGGGCAGAGCCAGCAGCCCCCTCCCAATCCCCCGCCTCAGACCAGCGACTTCCCTGGGGACTGCAGCCTGTTGGACTCCTCTCAACTGGCCTACGACAACTACGGCTATCCCTCTCACCCCTATACCCCCTACCGCATGGGCTTCGCCCCGCCCACTCTGGCTCCCTTGGAAGCCGGGCCATCCTATGAGATGTACGGGGTGGGGTCGGGGGTGGGGCCTGTGCCGGTGGTGGGGCCTGGTGTGGGGGTGGTGCCTGGGGCAGCAACGTCAGGGTCAGAGACTGGACTGGGGAAGTATGGAAGCTCTACCCGCTTCTCCTATACCTCGCAGCATTCTGACTACggccacagaggacacacacagaggaTGCAGACACATGTGTGA